From the genome of Deinococcus sp. AJ005, one region includes:
- a CDS encoding malate dehydrogenase, giving the protein MANKEPIRVAVTGAAGQIGYSLLFRIASGDMLGKDQPVILQLLEVTPALKALQGVVMELRDCAFPLLADIVTSDDPNVAFKDADYALLVGAMPRKAGMERGDLLSANGGIFKPQGEALNKVASRDVKVLVVGNPANTNALIAQQNAPDLDPGQFTAMVRLDHNRAVSQLAEKTGKPVTAIQNLTIWGNHSSTQYPDLSQATVDGKPALDLVDRDWYETQYIPTVAKRGAAIIEARGASSAASAASAAIDHMHDWALGTPEGQWVSMGIPSDGSYGVPEGLIYGFPVKCSGGKYEIVQGLDVSDFSRGKMDATAQELTEERDEVQKLGLFK; this is encoded by the coding sequence ATGGCGAACAAAGAACCCATCCGTGTGGCGGTTACTGGTGCAGCGGGCCAGATCGGCTATAGCCTGCTGTTCCGCATCGCGTCCGGCGACATGCTGGGCAAGGATCAGCCCGTGATCCTGCAACTGCTGGAAGTCACCCCGGCTCTCAAGGCGCTGCAAGGCGTGGTCATGGAACTGCGCGACTGCGCTTTCCCGCTGCTGGCCGACATCGTGACCAGCGACGATCCCAACGTGGCCTTCAAGGACGCCGATTACGCCCTGCTGGTGGGCGCGATGCCGCGCAAGGCGGGCATGGAACGCGGCGACCTGCTGTCGGCCAACGGCGGCATCTTCAAACCGCAGGGCGAGGCGCTGAACAAGGTGGCCAGCCGCGACGTGAAGGTGCTGGTGGTGGGCAACCCCGCCAACACCAACGCCCTGATCGCCCAGCAGAACGCCCCCGATCTGGACCCTGGACAGTTCACGGCGATGGTCCGTCTGGACCACAACCGCGCCGTATCGCAACTGGCCGAGAAGACTGGCAAGCCCGTGACCGCCATTCAGAACCTGACCATCTGGGGCAACCACTCCAGCACCCAGTACCCGGACCTGAGCCAGGCCACTGTGGACGGCAAACCTGCCCTGGATCTGGTGGACCGTGACTGGTATGAGACCCAGTACATCCCCACCGTCGCCAAGCGCGGCGCGGCGATCATCGAGGCGCGCGGGGCCAGCAGCGCGGCCAGCGCAGCCAGCGCGGCCATTGACCACATGCACGACTGGGCGCTGGGCACCCCCGAGGGCCAGTGGGTCAGCATGGGCATCCCCAGTGACGGCAGCTACGGCGTCCCAGAGGGGTTGATCTACGGCTTCCCAGTCAAGTGCAGCGGCGGCAAATACGAGATCGTGCAGGGCCTGGACGTCTCCGACTTCAGCCGGGGCAAGATGGACGCCACCGCACAGGAGCTGACCGAGGAGCGCGACGAAGTACAAAAGCTCGGCCTCTTCAAGTAG
- a CDS encoding MFS transporter, whose translation MPPHPLLFAALGTLVFLNVYAPQSLLPVLAQEFSADAAQIGVVIGATTLAMALASPLVGVLADALGRRGVVIWAFALLTVPAVLAVFAPTLATLNAARFAQGLLIPGVMVALNALIAEEVPPAGRARALTMYVTGTVLGGFLGRFLAGLVAVRWGWHAAFWLLAVASLAGFFLARAGLPAEQHFTPQRNVRGVLENLSAHLRNPALLATCAVGFLILFTLVGLFNTLTLRLAASPYFLNTAQTGLIFAVYLLGVVITPIAGPLLALRGPRIALLTAVGASLVGLLLTLAAPLPLIIVGVAAGACGVFLAQSAALAAVQREVTRARSLASGLYHMAYYGGAAAASVLAGHAYEGGGWPSVVLLVTGSMALAGVVGLLGWRKTASA comes from the coding sequence GTGCCGCCACATCCTCTTCTTTTTGCGGCGCTGGGAACGCTAGTCTTCCTGAACGTCTACGCGCCCCAGAGCCTGCTGCCCGTGCTGGCGCAGGAATTCAGTGCGGACGCGGCGCAGATCGGCGTTGTGATTGGCGCGACGACGCTGGCGATGGCCCTGGCCTCCCCGCTGGTGGGCGTGCTGGCCGACGCGTTGGGCCGCCGGGGCGTAGTGATCTGGGCCTTCGCGCTGCTGACAGTTCCGGCGGTGCTGGCGGTGTTTGCGCCCACGCTGGCGACTCTGAATGCGGCCCGCTTCGCCCAGGGTCTCCTGATCCCCGGCGTGATGGTGGCCCTGAACGCCCTGATCGCCGAGGAAGTCCCGCCTGCCGGACGCGCCCGCGCCCTGACCATGTATGTGACGGGCACGGTACTGGGCGGCTTTCTAGGACGCTTTCTGGCTGGGCTGGTGGCGGTGCGCTGGGGCTGGCATGCGGCCTTCTGGTTGCTGGCGGTGGCCTCGCTGGCTGGTTTTTTTCTGGCCCGCGCCGGATTGCCCGCTGAACAGCACTTCACCCCGCAAAGGAATGTGCGCGGCGTGCTGGAAAACCTGAGCGCCCATCTGCGAAATCCCGCGCTGCTGGCGACGTGTGCGGTGGGCTTTCTGATTCTGTTCACACTGGTGGGGCTGTTCAATACGCTGACGCTGCGGCTGGCGGCTTCCCCCTATTTTCTGAACACCGCCCAGACTGGACTGATCTTTGCCGTTTACCTGCTGGGCGTGGTCATCACCCCGATTGCCGGGCCGCTGCTTGCGTTGCGCGGCCCCAGAATCGCGCTGCTGACGGCGGTGGGGGCCAGTCTGGTGGGGCTGCTGCTGACGCTGGCCGCGCCGCTCCCCCTGATCATCGTTGGCGTGGCGGCGGGGGCTTGCGGCGTGTTTCTGGCCCAATCCGCCGCCCTGGCTGCCGTGCAGCGCGAGGTCACGCGGGCACGCAGTCTAGCCTCGGGGCTGTATCACATGGCGTATTATGGCGGGGCTGCCGCCGCCAGCGTGCTGGCCGGACATGCCTACGAGGGCGGAGGCTGGCCCTCGGTGGTGTTGCTGGTGACGGGCAGCATGGCACTGGCGGGCGTGGTGGGCCTGCTGGGCTGGCGAAAAACTGCTTCCGCCTGA
- a CDS encoding ASCH domain-containing protein gives MTRVKEGLERLLEDLEESGRVELDAGTMGGYFGERPLTDKQMDTVNDALNANGFSVATIYVIYRDVDGYRSFTPPPAPEPLDLSAESIRALSIRQPFVEQILRGEKNIEYRSWQVKEPGPLLLHASDTRAGPDAFDDADIAPDTLPYAALVGIVDVVDCLWDEENEEFEWLLAYPRRFSQPIPYKGAASIFNVPVEEIQAALQAPT, from the coding sequence ATGACGCGAGTGAAAGAAGGGCTGGAGCGGTTGCTGGAAGATCTGGAGGAAAGCGGGCGCGTGGAGTTGGATGCCGGAACGATGGGCGGCTATTTCGGCGAGCGCCCACTGACCGACAAGCAGATGGATACCGTCAACGACGCACTCAACGCCAACGGTTTCAGTGTGGCGACGATTTACGTGATTTATAGAGACGTCGATGGCTACCGCTCCTTCACGCCGCCCCCCGCGCCCGAACCGCTGGACCTCAGTGCCGAATCCATCCGCGCCCTGAGCATCCGCCAGCCCTTCGTGGAACAGATTCTGCGCGGTGAGAAGAACATTGAATACCGCTCGTGGCAGGTTAAGGAGCCGGGGCCACTGCTGCTGCATGCCTCTGACACCAGAGCAGGGCCAGACGCCTTTGATGACGCGGATATCGCGCCAGACACGCTGCCTTACGCGGCGCTGGTGGGCATCGTGGATGTGGTGGATTGCCTGTGGGACGAGGAAAATGAGGAATTTGAATGGCTGCTGGCCTACCCCCGGCGCTTCTCCCAGCCCATTCCATACAAGGGCGCGGCCAGCATCTTCAACGTGCCAGTAGAGGAAATTCAGGCGGCGCTGCAAGCCCCGACTTGA
- a CDS encoding AAA family ATPase — MLTVHLLGHAHVTYNNRPVPLSAKAVALITYLTIEKLPQHRERLADLLWNTPEARKNLRVELARIRSAGLNLFPLSRQLLYLENVETDLNGWLAGLGSDLDQAGLAQWLSTLRGVPLSGLEDLGSPAFQEWIDHQRWVLTEQTEEVLARAYRQFQRGGKGWATRAIAARAEALGFTHPGEFLMEDADAGLELPELAAALPAARPAPLPVPALPTAGRSVLDSPAADGPLHFRIPEREAALRDSLKRAAHAPQVLVLHGPTGSGKSHEAGRALTEGGWLTLRISNSRAGRLIVATLAQALLAHPFFPAPSVSTPSGSEGGEQPVSPDAGMSAAGHQSASVQTLQGVLLRPGSLEEDVVKVATVLATVPRPVAIVLDHAHNGPVELASVLEFLLNVPSAGPRALVMLSRTPPSQAPLCRALLRRFGAAQSSGAQSAIAQSLVLEVAPLSLGSVVQALGAHGLSRGDADLHARAAVLVQRSGGNALHLLSLLQENGLEQGDVGRLPPAGHLPSAMRDTYLGEIDGWPAPLRDALSSLSVIQGDFSFGLVGSFPETARRGLTPAALLRDALERRALVETEPASALSWPAFGPVGDAAPGEPCYRFRAEGLRIALSGQLPQAERQELRRHLAAELEASQPGLALYYAERAGADADAERLRVAYRSRLPAGSPLLRSLHPAASTHVKPEQIRAAQMLSAPALIAPPSRPVLEPRQLPVGASPAVSWQGYLLSWEQGGWLSILSQGRYGHPHTLRVHLPVPTNLRDAPTLILRLVWRLDVFHAGYELGPHQMAFPLRFAVPGADGARVLTPDAPGDYTEEGQRQLVGADVTLGGWMEHELHFNMAGQAAERLDLHVRALDLALTIGELSLNGHTILPLTAAPERLGGAGSQDSSPVPRSLAVRH; from the coding sequence ATGCTCACCGTACATCTGCTGGGACACGCGCACGTGACCTATAACAACCGCCCGGTGCCGCTGTCAGCCAAGGCCGTGGCGCTGATCACGTACCTGACCATTGAGAAGTTGCCCCAGCACCGTGAGCGGCTGGCCGATCTGCTGTGGAACACCCCCGAGGCCCGCAAGAACCTGCGCGTCGAGCTGGCGCGGATTCGCTCCGCCGGGCTGAATCTGTTTCCGCTGAGCCGTCAGCTCCTGTACCTGGAAAACGTCGAGACGGACCTGAACGGCTGGCTGGCGGGGCTGGGCAGTGATCTGGATCAGGCGGGGCTGGCCCAGTGGCTGTCTACCCTGCGTGGGGTGCCGCTGAGCGGTCTGGAAGACCTGGGCAGCCCGGCCTTTCAGGAATGGATCGACCACCAGCGCTGGGTGCTGACCGAGCAGACTGAGGAAGTGCTGGCGCGGGCTTACCGCCAGTTCCAGCGCGGCGGCAAGGGCTGGGCCACCCGCGCCATCGCCGCGCGGGCCGAGGCGCTGGGCTTTACCCATCCCGGCGAATTTCTGATGGAGGACGCCGACGCCGGGCTGGAGCTGCCGGAACTGGCGGCTGCCCTGCCTGCTGCCCGTCCTGCCCCGCTGCCCGTCCCGGCCCTCCCCACCGCCGGGCGGTCTGTGCTGGACAGCCCGGCGGCAGATGGCCCGCTGCACTTCCGCATCCCGGAGCGCGAGGCCGCACTTCGGGACAGCCTGAAGCGTGCCGCCCACGCCCCACAAGTGCTGGTCCTGCATGGCCCTACTGGCAGCGGTAAATCCCACGAAGCCGGACGCGCCCTGACTGAAGGCGGCTGGCTGACGCTGCGGATCAGCAACAGCCGGGCAGGCCGCCTGATCGTGGCGACGCTGGCGCAGGCCCTGCTGGCGCACCCGTTTTTTCCTGCACCGTCAGTTTCTACACCGTCAGGCAGTGAGGGCGGCGAACAGCCCGTTTCCCCCGACGCCGGGATGTCTGCGGCTGGTCACCAGTCCGCCAGCGTTCAGACCCTGCAAGGTGTGCTGCTGCGCCCCGGCAGCCTGGAAGAGGACGTGGTCAAGGTGGCGACGGTGCTGGCCACGGTGCCGCGTCCGGTGGCGATTGTGCTGGATCACGCCCACAACGGCCCGGTGGAACTGGCCTCGGTGCTGGAATTCCTGTTGAATGTTCCTTCGGCGGGTCCCCGTGCGCTGGTGATGCTCAGCCGCACGCCGCCGTCCCAGGCCCCGCTGTGCCGCGCGCTGCTGCGACGCTTTGGAGCGGCACAGTCCTCGGGCGCGCAGTCTGCAATAGCGCAGTCGCTGGTGCTGGAAGTCGCTCCTCTATCGCTGGGCAGTGTGGTGCAGGCGCTGGGGGCGCACGGCCTGTCCCGTGGCGACGCTGATCTGCACGCGCGGGCCGCTGTCCTGGTGCAGCGGAGCGGTGGCAACGCGCTGCATCTCCTTTCGCTGTTGCAGGAGAACGGACTGGAACAGGGGGATGTGGGCCGCCTGCCTCCCGCAGGCCATCTGCCCAGCGCCATGCGCGACACGTATCTGGGCGAGATCGACGGCTGGCCTGCGCCCCTGCGCGACGCCCTGAGCAGTCTGAGCGTGATCCAGGGGGATTTCAGCTTCGGTCTGGTCGGGTCCTTTCCGGAAACGGCGCGGCGCGGCCTGACCCCGGCGGCTTTGCTACGAGATGCCCTGGAACGCCGCGCCCTGGTAGAGACTGAACCGGCCAGCGCCCTGTCCTGGCCTGCTTTTGGTCCGGTGGGAGACGCTGCCCCCGGCGAGCCGTGTTACCGCTTCCGTGCCGAGGGCCTGCGGATCGCCCTGTCGGGCCAGTTGCCCCAGGCCGAGCGGCAGGAATTGCGGCGTCATCTAGCGGCAGAACTGGAGGCCAGCCAGCCGGGGCTGGCGCTGTATTACGCCGAACGTGCCGGGGCTGACGCGGACGCCGAACGCCTGCGTGTGGCCTACCGTTCCCGCCTGCCCGCAGGCAGCCCGCTGCTGCGTTCGCTCCATCCGGCGGCATCCACTCACGTCAAGCCAGAGCAGATCAGGGCAGCGCAGATGCTGTCGGCCCCGGCCCTGATCGCGCCGCCGTCCCGCCCAGTCCTTGAACCCCGGCAGTTGCCCGTTGGCGCCAGTCCCGCCGTGTCCTGGCAGGGCTACCTGCTGTCCTGGGAGCAGGGCGGCTGGCTCAGCATCCTGAGTCAGGGGCGCTACGGCCATCCGCATACCCTGCGGGTTCATCTGCCGGTGCCCACAAATCTCCGCGACGCCCCAACCCTCATCCTGAGGCTGGTCTGGCGGCTGGACGTTTTCCACGCCGGATATGAACTGGGGCCACATCAGATGGCCTTTCCGCTGCGCTTCGCGGTTCCTGGCGCAGACGGCGCGCGGGTGCTGACGCCCGACGCACCAGGCGACTACACCGAGGAAGGCCAGCGTCAACTGGTAGGCGCGGACGTGACCCTGGGCGGCTGGATGGAGCATGAACTGCATTTCAACATGGCGGGTCAGGCTGCCGAGCGGCTGGACCTGCATGTGCGCGCCCTGGATCTGGCCCTGACCATTGGTGAACTCAGCCTGAACGGGCACACCATCCTGCCGCTGACTGCTGCCCCTGAACGCCTGGGCGGTGCTGGGAGTCAGGATTCCTCTCCTGTACCCAGGTCGCTGGCCGTGCGGCACTGA
- the gmd gene encoding GDP-mannose 4,6-dehydratase, translated as MKKALITGITGQDGSYLSELLLDKGYEVHGVIRRASTFNTERIDHLYNDPHDPDARLFLHYGDLADASGIRALLEKVQPEEVYNLGAQSHVKVSYDQAEYTADVTGLGALRLLEAIRDVGGRTGNPMRFYQASSSEMFGAAPPPQGLNTPFHPRSPYAVAKVYAYWQTVNHREAYDLYACNGILFNHESPRRGETFVTRKITRAVGRIKMGLQKKLYLGNLDAKRDWGHARDYVEAMWMMLQQDAPRDYCIATGEAYSVREFAERSFALAGLRAEDYVEIDPRYFRPAEVDYLLGDATETREKLGWTPKTTFEELVQEMVDHDLELARQERTLRDAGHSVALKGMGAF; from the coding sequence ATGAAGAAAGCATTGATCACGGGCATCACCGGGCAGGACGGCAGTTACCTCAGCGAACTGCTGCTGGACAAGGGCTACGAGGTTCACGGCGTGATCCGCCGCGCCAGCACCTTCAACACCGAACGCATCGATCACCTGTATAACGATCCGCACGACCCGGACGCCCGGCTGTTCCTGCACTACGGCGATCTGGCCGACGCCTCGGGCATCCGGGCGCTGCTGGAAAAGGTGCAGCCGGAAGAGGTCTACAACCTGGGCGCGCAGTCGCACGTCAAGGTCAGCTACGATCAGGCCGAGTACACCGCCGACGTGACCGGGCTGGGCGCGCTGCGTTTGCTGGAGGCCATCCGCGATGTGGGCGGGCGCACTGGCAACCCCATGCGCTTTTATCAGGCGTCCAGCAGCGAGATGTTCGGCGCAGCGCCACCTCCACAGGGGCTGAACACCCCATTTCACCCGCGCAGCCCCTACGCGGTGGCCAAGGTTTACGCCTACTGGCAGACCGTCAACCACCGCGAGGCGTATGACCTGTACGCCTGCAACGGCATTCTCTTTAACCACGAAAGCCCCCGGCGCGGCGAGACCTTCGTGACCCGCAAGATCACCCGCGCGGTGGGCCGGATCAAGATGGGCCTGCAAAAGAAGCTGTACCTGGGCAACCTGGACGCCAAGCGCGACTGGGGCCACGCCCGCGACTACGTGGAGGCCATGTGGATGATGCTCCAGCAGGACGCCCCGCGCGACTACTGCATCGCCACCGGCGAGGCCTACAGCGTGCGCGAGTTCGCCGAGCGCTCTTTTGCGCTGGCCGGGCTGAGGGCCGAGGACTACGTGGAAATCGATCCGCGATATTTCCGCCCCGCCGAGGTGGATTACCTGCTGGGCGACGCCACCGAGACCCGCGAGAAGCTGGGCTGGACCCCCAAGACCACCTTCGAGGAACTGGTCCAGGAGATGGTGGACCACGATCTGGAACTGGCCCGTCAGGAACGCACCCTGCGCGACGCCGGACATAGCGTGGCCCTGAAAGGCATGGGCGCGTTCTGA
- a CDS encoding MBL fold metallo-hydrolase produces MNAPVPTSPPAVAARHITSSGTRVYTLTVPAFPHFVANVFVVVRGDAAMPEYAALIDTGGSHEASTAALEAGLEAIRTEYGEAVGWETLSRVVITHPHPDHVAGLPFVRSQTDAPVATHEWAVPTMQNPAGDPAKRQAEMEDHIHWLGLTGDGTEGEYAERLRRRARNTMLPEAVEVQTVLHDGDVLDDVFTVIHTPGHEGSQVCLRVDDLLLSADHLLPRNSPPLMPERFQRGAGLGHYLKSLDRIEELEGVTVALGGHDGPMHNWKGRIQNLRDRYDDKLHAVLDAAAAPITIHDLTHVLNPRLRAVQAILLLDQTAALAEYLAARGDLLETRREDGAALFVRAAQP; encoded by the coding sequence ATGAACGCGCCCGTTCCCACCTCTCCCCCGGCGGTGGCCGCCCGCCACATCACGTCCAGCGGCACGCGGGTCTATACGCTGACCGTGCCCGCCTTCCCGCACTTTGTCGCCAACGTGTTTGTAGTGGTGAGGGGCGACGCTGCCATGCCCGAATACGCCGCGCTGATAGACACCGGAGGCAGCCACGAGGCCAGCACCGCCGCGCTGGAAGCTGGGCTAGAAGCCATTCGCACTGAGTACGGCGAGGCGGTGGGTTGGGAGACCCTCAGCCGCGTGGTCATCACGCATCCGCACCCGGACCATGTGGCAGGACTGCCGTTCGTCCGCAGTCAGACAGACGCACCTGTCGCCACGCACGAGTGGGCCGTTCCCACCATGCAAAATCCGGCTGGCGATCCGGCAAAGCGGCAGGCCGAGATGGAAGACCACATCCACTGGCTGGGCCTGACCGGAGACGGCACTGAGGGCGAGTACGCCGAACGCCTGCGCCGCCGCGCCCGCAACACCATGCTGCCGGAAGCGGTTGAAGTTCAGACGGTCTTACATGACGGCGACGTGCTGGACGATGTATTTACTGTCATCCACACGCCCGGCCACGAGGGTTCACAGGTCTGCCTGCGCGTGGATGACCTGCTGCTGAGTGCCGATCATCTGTTGCCGCGCAACTCGCCGCCGCTGATGCCGGAGCGGTTCCAGCGGGGCGCAGGGCTGGGGCATTATCTGAAATCGCTGGACCGCATTGAGGAATTAGAAGGCGTAACTGTGGCGCTGGGTGGACACGACGGCCCCATGCACAACTGGAAAGGGCGTATCCAGAACCTCCGGGACCGCTACGACGACAAATTGCACGCCGTGCTGGACGCTGCCGCCGCACCGATTACCATTCATGACCTGACCCACGTATTGAATCCACGTTTGCGGGCGGTTCAGGCCATCCTGCTGCTGGACCAGACGGCGGCGCTGGCGGAGTATCTGGCGGCGCGGGGCGATCTGCTGGAAACGCGGCGGGAGGATGGGGCGGCTTTATTTGTGCGGGCGGCTCAGCCGTAA
- a CDS encoding GDP-L-fucose synthase — protein MQPAATQANVMRPGDRIYVAGHGGLVGGALVRALKAEGHTNIITRTSRELDLRDQAAVRAFFEQERPQYVFLAAAKVGGIHANSTRPAEFLYDNLMIAANVIHAAHVTGVTKLLNLGSTCIYPRDAAQPLREDALLTGPLEDTNRAYAVAKIAAIELCDQYRAQYGSDFISAMPTNLYGPGDNFDLMGSHVLPALIRKMVDARESHSPTVSIWGSGTPLREFLHVDDLADACLFLMRHVSEPGPINVGTGQDLSIREVAEQIRAVVGYPGELAFDASKPDGTPRKITDVSRIHAMGWHHRISLEDGLRSTVEWYLAHRGQVRGEALVGAGSGTGTALA, from the coding sequence ATGCAGCCCGCCGCAACGCAAGCGAATGTGATGCGCCCCGGTGACCGCATTTACGTGGCCGGACACGGCGGTCTGGTGGGCGGCGCGCTGGTCCGCGCCCTGAAAGCCGAGGGCCACACCAACATCATCACGCGCACGAGCCGTGAGCTGGACCTGCGCGATCAGGCGGCGGTACGCGCCTTTTTCGAGCAGGAGCGCCCGCAGTACGTCTTTCTGGCGGCGGCCAAGGTGGGGGGCATCCACGCCAACAGCACCCGCCCCGCCGAGTTCCTGTACGACAACCTGATGATCGCGGCCAACGTGATCCACGCGGCCCACGTCACGGGCGTAACCAAACTGCTGAACCTGGGGTCCACCTGCATCTACCCGCGCGACGCGGCGCAGCCCCTGCGCGAGGACGCCCTGCTGACTGGCCCGCTGGAAGACACCAACCGCGCCTACGCGGTGGCCAAGATCGCGGCCATCGAGCTGTGTGACCAGTACCGCGCGCAGTATGGCTCGGACTTCATTTCCGCCATGCCCACCAACCTGTACGGGCCAGGGGACAACTTCGATCTGATGGGCAGCCATGTGTTGCCCGCCCTGATCCGCAAGATGGTGGACGCCCGCGAGTCCCATTCCCCCACGGTCAGCATCTGGGGCAGCGGCACCCCTCTGCGCGAGTTCCTGCATGTGGACGATCTGGCCGATGCCTGCCTGTTCCTGATGCGCCATGTGTCCGAGCCGGGGCCGATCAACGTGGGCACCGGTCAGGACCTGAGCATCCGCGAGGTGGCCGAGCAGATCAGGGCCGTGGTGGGCTACCCCGGCGAACTGGCCTTCGACGCCAGCAAGCCCGACGGCACGCCGCGCAAGATCACGGATGTCAGCCGCATCCACGCGATGGGCTGGCATCACCGCATCTCGCTGGAGGACGGCCTACGCAGCACCGTGGAGTGGTATCTGGCCCACCGGGGTCAGGTGCGCGGTGAGGCGCTGGTGGGGGCCGGAAGTGGGACGGGCACAGCCCTGGCGTAA
- a CDS encoding enoyl-CoA hydratase/isomerase family protein: MNLEQLCVPGAYPGLHLEAHDLTESGSGILEIVIRSEKTLNSVNAEAHRALTQVWRDIDAATGVRCVLIRGEGRGFSSGGDFTLIEEMSSDFTALARVWREARDLVYNVVNCGKPIVSAIHGPCVGAGLAVALLADVSIAAKTARILDGHVRLGVAAGDHAAIIWPLLCGLNKAKYHLLTGEPVSGEEAERIGLVSLCVPDDELLDRSWKVARKLAAGSPTAIRWTKYALNNWLRAMGPTFDASLALEFLGFTGPDVKEGLSSLREKREPRFAEDAPI; the protein is encoded by the coding sequence GTGAATCTGGAACAACTCTGCGTCCCCGGCGCATATCCCGGCCTGCATCTGGAAGCGCATGACCTGACCGAAAGCGGCAGCGGCATCCTGGAAATCGTTATCCGAAGCGAGAAAACGCTGAACAGTGTCAACGCCGAAGCCCACCGCGCTTTAACGCAGGTCTGGCGCGACATTGACGCGGCTACGGGTGTGCGCTGCGTGCTGATTCGGGGCGAGGGACGTGGTTTCTCGTCGGGTGGGGATTTCACCCTCATTGAGGAAATGAGCAGCGACTTCACCGCCCTGGCCCGCGTGTGGCGTGAGGCCCGCGATCTGGTTTACAACGTCGTCAATTGCGGCAAACCCATCGTCAGCGCCATCCACGGCCCCTGCGTCGGCGCGGGGCTGGCGGTGGCGCTGCTGGCAGATGTGAGCATTGCGGCAAAAACGGCCCGCATTCTGGACGGGCATGTGCGCCTGGGCGTGGCCGCCGGGGATCACGCCGCGATCATCTGGCCGCTGCTCTGCGGGTTGAACAAGGCCAAGTACCACCTGCTCACGGGCGAACCCGTCTCCGGCGAGGAAGCCGAGCGCATCGGTCTGGTCAGCCTGTGCGTGCCAGACGACGAACTGCTGGACCGCTCGTGGAAGGTGGCCCGCAAACTGGCGGCAGGCAGCCCCACCGCGATCCGCTGGACCAAGTACGCCCTCAACAACTGGCTCCGCGCGATGGGACCCACCTTTGATGCCAGCCTCGCCCTGGAATTCCTGGGCTTCACTGGCCCCGATGTGAAGGAGGGCCTGAGCAGCCTGCGCGAGAAGCGCGAGCCGAGGTTTGCGGAGGACGCGCCGATCTGA
- a CDS encoding AIM24 family protein, which produces MTHMQLVQEQKGDGLTFRVHALTHVIRYSASSSGELDETRQMDGRFTVEAQLHGSGVLIEPGAFQYSHGNIQAKVEQQAKGGFLSRAIATAGTGESAFATRFTGQGKVWTEPTRKHFIIAESSGAKGDDMILDDKAFYMAQDTMQLGTHTHNSIAGALSGNGLRQPKLSGKGIFVVESPVPVSEVEVIELSGSDSLIVDGDLMLMYSASLNVELRPLVRGLRNALRSGEGLVFMISGQGTVFLTPTHSNLSAASL; this is translated from the coding sequence ATGACCCATATGCAGCTTGTGCAGGAGCAAAAAGGCGACGGATTGACGTTTCGCGTCCATGCGCTGACCCATGTGATTCGCTACTCGGCGTCCAGTAGCGGAGAACTGGATGAGACCCGCCAGATGGACGGGCGCTTCACCGTGGAGGCCCAGCTTCACGGCTCCGGCGTTCTCATTGAGCCGGGGGCGTTCCAGTACAGCCACGGCAACATTCAGGCCAAGGTGGAGCAGCAGGCCAAGGGCGGTTTCCTGAGCCGGGCCATCGCCACCGCAGGCACCGGAGAGAGCGCCTTCGCCACGCGCTTTACCGGACAAGGTAAGGTCTGGACCGAGCCGACGCGCAAGCACTTCATCATCGCGGAATCCAGCGGCGCGAAGGGCGACGACATGATTCTGGACGACAAGGCGTTCTACATGGCCCAGGACACCATGCAACTGGGCACGCACACGCACAACTCCATTGCCGGGGCGCTGTCGGGCAACGGGCTGCGCCAGCCCAAGCTGTCGGGCAAGGGCATCTTCGTAGTGGAATCCCCGGTTCCAGTCTCGGAAGTGGAAGTGATTGAACTCAGCGGCAGCGACAGCCTGATCGTGGACGGCGATCTGATGCTGATGTACAGCGCCTCGCTGAACGTGGAATTGCGCCCGCTGGTGCGCGGCCTCCGCAACGCCCTGCGAAGCGGCGAGGGTCTGGTGTTCATGATCAGCGGACAGGGCACCGTGTTCCTGACGCCCACCCACAGCAACCTCTCGGCGGCGTCGCTGTAA